One segment of Erigeron canadensis isolate Cc75 chromosome 2, C_canadensis_v1, whole genome shotgun sequence DNA contains the following:
- the LOC122590001 gene encoding uncharacterized protein LOC122590001 isoform X3, which produces MPQELPGFYYDAEKNRYFPIKSPIPGAPPSTSASQKPTSISKKAKYGGNEIADKVVTMLHVRELCGNSISSNKKKVNFENQYQKIRASKPIVWKYQETERDSDAALEHVYVNVQTRDGLTESEVLLTGGLNNMFRCYEVGSVMERDGIIGWEIVPDLLQPTNIEKQTASLKSPGPVYSPHLFQMGSNISCIKIPRNYDPQATDVDSSVSHALMTTLGSETSGGSVCLMNLSEPLDLGRRIDEISVFKSTIWTADSYSDGSRAVVGTNIGAALVNIETGRKSWICRSKSDVLSLQLDYSGKLVLCGLRNGAIVTVDTRQKPQDLHAGCPKHEISFPSIKTGKSNSARGQKRDKQWFEVRGNVDHSRMIFMPSSISCLVALKLYDQYFLASSMDGTVFFHICSSKS; this is translated from the exons atgcCGCAAG AGCTTCCCGGATTCTATTATGATGCTGAAAAGAACAGGTATTTCCCTATTAAATCCCCTATTCCTGGTGCCCCTCCTTCCACCAGTGCTTCTCAAAAACCAACCTCAATTTCCAAAAAG GCAAAATATGGAGGGAATGAAATAGCAGACAAAGTTGTTACGATGCTTCATGTGAGGGAGTTATGCGGTAATTCAATCAGCTCTAACAAAAAGAAGGTCAACTTTGAAAATCAATACCAAAAAATACGGGCATCAAAACCTATA GTTTGGAAATATCAAGAGACAGAGAGGGATTCTGATGCTGCATTGGAACACGTATATGTCAACGTCCAGACACGGGATGGCCTTACTGAGTCTGAAGTATTACTGACTGGAGGTCTTAATAACATGTTTCG TTGTTATGAAGTTGGATCTGTGATGGAACGAGATGGTATTATCGGGTGGGAAATTGTGCCAGATCTATTGCAGCCTACAAATATAGAAAAACAAACTGCATCATTAAAGTCACCAGGACCTGTTTATAGTCCACATTTGTTTCAGATGGGCTCAAATATATCATGTATAAAGATACCAAGAAACTATGATCCTCAAGCAACTGATGTTGATTCATCTGTTTCACATGCTTT AATGACTACCTTGGGATCCGAAACATCAGGTGGATCTGTTTGTCTAATGAATCTTAGTGAACCATTGGATTTGGGTCGAAGAATTGATGAGATTTCTGTATTCAAATCAACAATTTGGACAGCAGATAGCTATTCAGATGGAAGCCGAGCAGTGGTTG GTACCAATATTGGAGCTGCCTTGGTAAATATAGAAACAGGAAGAAAGTCATGGATATGCCGTTCCAAAAGTGATGTTTTGTCTCTGCAATTGGATTATTCG GGAAAGCTTGTTTTATGTGGACTCCGAAATGGTGCTATTGTGACAGTTGATACTCGCCAGAAACCCCAAGACTTACATGCTGGGTGTCCTAAACATGAAATCTCTTTTCCATCTATTAAAACTGGCAAATCTAACAGTGCAAGAGGTCAAAAACGTGATAAACAATGGTTTGAG GTCAGGGGAAATGTCGATCACTCTCGAATGATCTTTATGCCTTCATCAATTTCATG TTTGGTGGCACTTAAGCTTTATGATCAGTATTTTTTGGCCAGCTCTATGGATGGAACGGTATTTTTTCATATCTGTTCATCTAAATCTTAA
- the LOC122590001 gene encoding DDB1- and CUL4-associated factor 4 isoform X1, translating to MPQELPGFYYDAEKNRYFPIKSPIPGAPPSTSASQKPTSISKKAKYGGNEIADKVVTMLHVRELCGNSISSNKKKVNFENQYQKIRASKPIVWKYQETERDSDAALEHVYVNVQTRDGLTESEVLLTGGLNNMFRCYEVGSVMERDGIIGWEIVPDLLQPTNIEKQTASLKSPGPVYSPHLFQMGSNISCIKIPRNYDPQATDVDSSVSHALMTTLGSETSGGSVCLMNLSEPLDLGRRIDEISVFKSTIWTADSYSDGSRAVVGTNIGAALVNIETGRKSWICRSKSDVLSLQLDYSGKLVLCGLRNGAIVTVDTRQKPQDLHAGCPKHEISFPSIKTGKSNSARGQKRDKQWFEVRGNVDHSRMIFMPSSISCLVALKLYDQYFLASSMDGTMRLYDHRLTQRGAVQLYEGNVNSHTRIQMGVDPSERFLMSGGEDFYMRMWSIKSGEMLYEDKFMNSVPSVLCWARGGPDCNRGPKNHLPGAWLGSQEGLFYVNTS from the exons atgcCGCAAG AGCTTCCCGGATTCTATTATGATGCTGAAAAGAACAGGTATTTCCCTATTAAATCCCCTATTCCTGGTGCCCCTCCTTCCACCAGTGCTTCTCAAAAACCAACCTCAATTTCCAAAAAG GCAAAATATGGAGGGAATGAAATAGCAGACAAAGTTGTTACGATGCTTCATGTGAGGGAGTTATGCGGTAATTCAATCAGCTCTAACAAAAAGAAGGTCAACTTTGAAAATCAATACCAAAAAATACGGGCATCAAAACCTATA GTTTGGAAATATCAAGAGACAGAGAGGGATTCTGATGCTGCATTGGAACACGTATATGTCAACGTCCAGACACGGGATGGCCTTACTGAGTCTGAAGTATTACTGACTGGAGGTCTTAATAACATGTTTCG TTGTTATGAAGTTGGATCTGTGATGGAACGAGATGGTATTATCGGGTGGGAAATTGTGCCAGATCTATTGCAGCCTACAAATATAGAAAAACAAACTGCATCATTAAAGTCACCAGGACCTGTTTATAGTCCACATTTGTTTCAGATGGGCTCAAATATATCATGTATAAAGATACCAAGAAACTATGATCCTCAAGCAACTGATGTTGATTCATCTGTTTCACATGCTTT AATGACTACCTTGGGATCCGAAACATCAGGTGGATCTGTTTGTCTAATGAATCTTAGTGAACCATTGGATTTGGGTCGAAGAATTGATGAGATTTCTGTATTCAAATCAACAATTTGGACAGCAGATAGCTATTCAGATGGAAGCCGAGCAGTGGTTG GTACCAATATTGGAGCTGCCTTGGTAAATATAGAAACAGGAAGAAAGTCATGGATATGCCGTTCCAAAAGTGATGTTTTGTCTCTGCAATTGGATTATTCG GGAAAGCTTGTTTTATGTGGACTCCGAAATGGTGCTATTGTGACAGTTGATACTCGCCAGAAACCCCAAGACTTACATGCTGGGTGTCCTAAACATGAAATCTCTTTTCCATCTATTAAAACTGGCAAATCTAACAGTGCAAGAGGTCAAAAACGTGATAAACAATGGTTTGAG GTCAGGGGAAATGTCGATCACTCTCGAATGATCTTTATGCCTTCATCAATTTCATG TTTGGTGGCACTTAAGCTTTATGATCAGTATTTTTTGGCCAGCTCTATGGATGGAACG ATGAGGCTTTATGATCATCGTTTGACACAAAGAGGAGCTGTACAGTTGTACGAGGGAAATGTGAACTCTCATACTCGTATCCAGATGGGTGTGGACCCATCAGAGAGATTTTTGATGTCAG GGGGAGAAGATTTCTATATGCGGATGTGGAGTATAAAGTCTGGCGAAATGTTATACGAAGATAAATTCATGAATTCAGTGCCATCAGTTCTGTGCTGGGCAAGAG GAGGTCCAGACTGCAACAGAGGACCTAAAAACCATCTCCCGGGGGCTTGGTTAGGGTCTCAGGAAGGTCTCTTTTATGTAAATACTTCATGA
- the LOC122590001 gene encoding DDB1- and CUL4-associated factor 4-like protein 1 isoform X2 has protein sequence MLHVRELCGNSISSNKKKVNFENQYQKIRASKPIVWKYQETERDSDAALEHVYVNVQTRDGLTESEVLLTGGLNNMFRCYEVGSVMERDGIIGWEIVPDLLQPTNIEKQTASLKSPGPVYSPHLFQMGSNISCIKIPRNYDPQATDVDSSVSHALMTTLGSETSGGSVCLMNLSEPLDLGRRIDEISVFKSTIWTADSYSDGSRAVVGTNIGAALVNIETGRKSWICRSKSDVLSLQLDYSGKLVLCGLRNGAIVTVDTRQKPQDLHAGCPKHEISFPSIKTGKSNSARGQKRDKQWFEVRGNVDHSRMIFMPSSISCLVALKLYDQYFLASSMDGTMRLYDHRLTQRGAVQLYEGNVNSHTRIQMGVDPSERFLMSGGEDFYMRMWSIKSGEMLYEDKFMNSVPSVLCWARGGPDCNRGPKNHLPGAWLGSQEGLFYVNTS, from the exons ATGCTTCATGTGAGGGAGTTATGCGGTAATTCAATCAGCTCTAACAAAAAGAAGGTCAACTTTGAAAATCAATACCAAAAAATACGGGCATCAAAACCTATA GTTTGGAAATATCAAGAGACAGAGAGGGATTCTGATGCTGCATTGGAACACGTATATGTCAACGTCCAGACACGGGATGGCCTTACTGAGTCTGAAGTATTACTGACTGGAGGTCTTAATAACATGTTTCG TTGTTATGAAGTTGGATCTGTGATGGAACGAGATGGTATTATCGGGTGGGAAATTGTGCCAGATCTATTGCAGCCTACAAATATAGAAAAACAAACTGCATCATTAAAGTCACCAGGACCTGTTTATAGTCCACATTTGTTTCAGATGGGCTCAAATATATCATGTATAAAGATACCAAGAAACTATGATCCTCAAGCAACTGATGTTGATTCATCTGTTTCACATGCTTT AATGACTACCTTGGGATCCGAAACATCAGGTGGATCTGTTTGTCTAATGAATCTTAGTGAACCATTGGATTTGGGTCGAAGAATTGATGAGATTTCTGTATTCAAATCAACAATTTGGACAGCAGATAGCTATTCAGATGGAAGCCGAGCAGTGGTTG GTACCAATATTGGAGCTGCCTTGGTAAATATAGAAACAGGAAGAAAGTCATGGATATGCCGTTCCAAAAGTGATGTTTTGTCTCTGCAATTGGATTATTCG GGAAAGCTTGTTTTATGTGGACTCCGAAATGGTGCTATTGTGACAGTTGATACTCGCCAGAAACCCCAAGACTTACATGCTGGGTGTCCTAAACATGAAATCTCTTTTCCATCTATTAAAACTGGCAAATCTAACAGTGCAAGAGGTCAAAAACGTGATAAACAATGGTTTGAG GTCAGGGGAAATGTCGATCACTCTCGAATGATCTTTATGCCTTCATCAATTTCATG TTTGGTGGCACTTAAGCTTTATGATCAGTATTTTTTGGCCAGCTCTATGGATGGAACG ATGAGGCTTTATGATCATCGTTTGACACAAAGAGGAGCTGTACAGTTGTACGAGGGAAATGTGAACTCTCATACTCGTATCCAGATGGGTGTGGACCCATCAGAGAGATTTTTGATGTCAG GGGGAGAAGATTTCTATATGCGGATGTGGAGTATAAAGTCTGGCGAAATGTTATACGAAGATAAATTCATGAATTCAGTGCCATCAGTTCTGTGCTGGGCAAGAG GAGGTCCAGACTGCAACAGAGGACCTAAAAACCATCTCCCGGGGGCTTGGTTAGGGTCTCAGGAAGGTCTCTTTTATGTAAATACTTCATGA